In Streptomyces durocortorensis, a genomic segment contains:
- a CDS encoding glycoside hydrolase family 3 N-terminal domain-containing protein, producing MSRIPHPRSRPRKGGSRPATAVFAAAAVLATLLAGPATSTAVAAADDPAPVLIDRFEGEVPLGSTPPADAIFTWGGDADDHPRLELAERADAPEGGHVLEGSYDISAYGGFSHEFAVDTPPQDWTAHQGIRFWWYGQNTAPLPPGSGKRINFEIKDGGANGGASELWTTSFTDDWEGWQLVEIPFADFEYRTDYQPVGGIDQVLGLNEMWGYALTLPGGAPGDFALDAVELYGKADPALTAAVVTDAAVHPLKNGETAQVAISVATTGSVPTEEPVTVTYATKGGTAEAGKDYTPVTGSHTFPAGTPSGTTHKVAVRTAQASKASEARTIPLELTVTGAKAPRENPQVVIDAHGLPYQNAELPVQQRVADLLARMSPAEKAGQMTQAERNALRAPGDIAAYDLGSLLSGGGSVPTPNTAAAWAKMVDAYQLRARATRFQIPLIYGVDAVHGHNNVVGATIMPHNIGIGAGRDPRSAERTGAITAKEVRSTGVPWDFAPCVCVTRDERWGRSYEAFGEDPALVEAMETVIQGMQGSPSGKDLHRNDKVLGSAKHFVGDGGTAYGSSTTGSYTTDQGVTKVTRQELEAVHLSPFAESVKRGVGTIMPSYSSLDVIGDGRGPVKMHAHAEMINGVLKDRMGFEGFVISDWQAIDQIPGDYPSDVRTAVNAGLDMIMVPTAYQDFTRTLKEEVAAGRISQARIDDAVSRILTQKFRLGLFEKPYADTTHLDKVGSAEHRAVAREAVAKSQVLLKNGNRNEGAVLPLKPSQKVYVAGSNADDIGNQAGGWTISWQGSSGKITPGTTILEGMRKAAGDPDSVTYSQDASAATDGHDVGVVVVGETPYAEGIGDVGNGHDLELTDADQAAVDKVCAAMKCAVLIVSGRPQLIGDQLGDMDALVASWLPGSEGDGVADVLYGKRPFTGQLPVTWPKSEAQLPINVGDTAYDPQFPYGWGLTTLKKPPAGGELTLAALAVAAQVAETAKLGRTPAGKAIVDRARLLVQQRINGKFTQAVSKPFAEADHLLLTGDLTGAVAKLRTAYRAA from the coding sequence ATGTCCCGCATCCCGCACCCCCGCTCCCGCCCCCGAAAGGGCGGAAGCAGACCCGCCACGGCCGTCTTCGCCGCCGCGGCCGTCCTGGCCACCCTGCTCGCCGGACCGGCCACCAGCACCGCCGTCGCGGCCGCCGACGACCCGGCCCCCGTCCTCATCGACCGCTTCGAGGGCGAGGTGCCGCTCGGCAGCACCCCGCCCGCCGACGCGATCTTCACCTGGGGCGGTGACGCGGACGACCACCCGCGGCTGGAGCTCGCCGAGCGTGCCGACGCCCCCGAGGGCGGACACGTCCTCGAAGGCTCCTACGACATAAGCGCGTACGGCGGGTTCAGCCATGAGTTCGCCGTGGACACCCCGCCGCAGGACTGGACCGCGCACCAGGGCATCCGCTTCTGGTGGTACGGCCAGAACACCGCGCCCCTGCCGCCCGGTTCGGGCAAACGGATCAACTTCGAGATCAAGGACGGCGGAGCCAACGGCGGCGCGTCCGAGCTGTGGACCACCTCGTTCACGGATGACTGGGAGGGCTGGCAGCTCGTCGAGATCCCCTTCGCGGACTTCGAATACCGCACCGACTACCAGCCCGTCGGCGGCATCGACCAGGTCCTCGGCCTCAACGAGATGTGGGGCTACGCCCTCACCCTGCCCGGGGGCGCACCCGGCGATTTCGCCCTCGACGCCGTCGAGCTGTACGGCAAGGCCGACCCGGCCCTGACAGCAGCCGTGGTCACCGACGCGGCGGTCCACCCGCTGAAGAACGGCGAAACGGCCCAGGTGGCCATCTCCGTCGCCACCACCGGCTCCGTCCCCACCGAGGAACCGGTCACCGTCACGTACGCCACGAAGGGCGGCACGGCCGAGGCGGGCAAGGACTACACCCCGGTCACCGGCAGCCACACCTTCCCCGCGGGCACCCCCTCCGGCACCACGCACAAGGTCGCCGTCCGCACGGCACAGGCGTCGAAGGCCTCCGAGGCGAGGACGATCCCCCTGGAACTGACGGTCACCGGCGCGAAGGCCCCCCGGGAGAACCCGCAGGTCGTCATCGACGCCCACGGACTCCCGTACCAGAACGCCGAGTTGCCCGTTCAGCAGCGGGTCGCGGACCTGCTGGCACGTATGTCACCCGCCGAAAAGGCGGGCCAGATGACCCAGGCCGAACGCAACGCGCTCCGCGCCCCCGGGGACATCGCCGCCTACGACCTGGGCTCGCTGCTCTCCGGCGGCGGCTCGGTCCCCACCCCCAACACGGCCGCCGCCTGGGCGAAGATGGTCGACGCCTACCAGCTGCGCGCCCGGGCCACCCGCTTCCAGATCCCGCTGATCTACGGCGTGGACGCGGTGCACGGCCACAACAACGTCGTCGGCGCCACGATCATGCCGCACAACATCGGCATCGGCGCGGGCCGCGACCCCAGGAGCGCCGAGAGGACCGGTGCGATCACCGCCAAGGAAGTCCGCTCCACCGGCGTCCCGTGGGACTTCGCCCCGTGCGTCTGCGTCACCCGTGACGAGCGCTGGGGCCGCTCCTACGAGGCGTTCGGCGAGGACCCGGCGCTCGTCGAGGCCATGGAGACGGTCATCCAGGGCATGCAGGGCAGCCCCTCCGGCAAGGACCTGCACCGCAATGACAAGGTGCTCGGAAGCGCGAAGCACTTCGTCGGCGACGGCGGCACCGCGTACGGCTCATCCACCACCGGCTCGTACACGACCGACCAGGGCGTCACCAAGGTCACCCGCCAGGAACTGGAAGCGGTCCACCTGTCCCCGTTCGCGGAGTCGGTGAAGCGGGGCGTCGGCACGATCATGCCCTCGTACTCCTCGCTCGACGTCATCGGCGACGGCCGGGGCCCGGTGAAGATGCACGCCCACGCCGAGATGATCAACGGCGTCCTCAAGGACCGGATGGGCTTCGAGGGCTTCGTGATCAGCGACTGGCAGGCCATCGACCAGATCCCCGGCGACTACCCGAGCGACGTCCGTACGGCGGTCAACGCCGGTCTGGACATGATCATGGTCCCGACGGCATACCAGGACTTCACCAGGACGCTGAAGGAAGAGGTCGCGGCGGGCCGGATCAGCCAGGCCCGGATCGACGACGCGGTCTCCCGCATCCTCACCCAGAAGTTCCGCCTCGGCCTCTTCGAGAAGCCGTACGCGGACACCACCCACCTGGACAAGGTCGGCTCGGCCGAACACCGTGCGGTGGCCCGCGAGGCGGTGGCGAAGTCGCAGGTCCTGCTGAAGAACGGCAACAGGAACGAGGGGGCGGTCCTGCCCCTCAAGCCCTCCCAGAAGGTGTACGTCGCCGGGTCCAACGCCGACGACATCGGCAACCAGGCCGGCGGCTGGACGATCAGCTGGCAGGGCTCGTCCGGGAAGATCACCCCGGGCACGACGATCCTTGAGGGTATGAGAAAGGCGGCCGGGGACCCGGACTCGGTCACGTACTCGCAAGACGCCTCCGCCGCCACGGACGGACACGACGTGGGCGTGGTCGTCGTCGGGGAGACCCCGTACGCCGAAGGCATCGGAGACGTCGGCAACGGACACGACCTGGAGCTGACCGACGCCGACCAGGCGGCGGTGGACAAGGTCTGCGCGGCCATGAAGTGCGCGGTCCTGATCGTCTCGGGCCGCCCGCAGCTCATCGGCGACCAGCTCGGGGACATGGACGCGCTGGTGGCCTCCTGGCTGCCGGGTTCCGAGGGCGACGGCGTGGCCGACGTGCTCTACGGCAAGCGCCCCTTCACCGGGCAGCTCCCGGTGACCTGGCCGAAGTCGGAGGCGCAGCTTCCGATCAACGTGGGGGACACGGCATACGACCCGCAGTTCCCGTACGGCTGGGGCCTGACCACCCTGAAGAAGCCCCCGGCCGGCGGTGAGCTGACCCTCGCGGCCCTCGCCGTGGCCGCCCAGGTCGCCGAGACGGCGAAGCTGGGCAGGACCCCGGCGGGCAAGGCGATCGTGGACCGGGCGAGGCTGCTGGTCCAGCAGAGGATCAACGGGAAGTTCACCCAGGCGGTGTCGAAGCCGTTCGCGGAGGCGGACCACCTGCTGCTCACGGGCGATCTGACGGGCGCGGTGGCCAAGCTGCGTACGGCGTACCGAGCCGCGTAG